From Homo sapiens chromosome 6, GRCh38.p14 Primary Assembly, the proteins below share one genomic window:
- the ID4 gene encoding DNA-binding protein inhibitor ID-4, with translation MKAVSPVRPSGRKAPSGCGGGELALRCLAEHGHSLGGSAAAAAAAAAARCKAAEAAADEPALCLQCDMNDCYSRLRRLVPTIPPNKKVSKVEILQHVIDYILDLQLALETHPALLRQPPPPAPPHHPAGTCPAAPPRTPLTALNTDPAGAVNKQGDSILCR, from the exons ATGAAGGCGGTGAGCCCGGTGCGCCCCTCGGGCCGCAAGGCGCCGTCGGGCTGCGGCGGCGGGGAGCTGGCGCTGCGCTGCCTGGCCGAGCACGGCCACAGCCTGGGTGGCTCCGcagccgcggcggcggcggcggcggcagcgcgCTGTAAGGCGGCCGAGGCGGCGGCCGACGAGCCGGCGCTGTGCCTGCAGTGCGATATGAACGACTGCTATAGCCGCCTGCGGAGGCTGGTGCCCACCATCCCGCCCAACAAGAAAGTCAGCAAAGTGGAGATCCTGCAGCACGTTATCGACTACATCCTGGACCTGCAGCTGGCGCTGGAGACGCACCCGGCCCTGCTGAGGCAGCCACCACCGCCCGCGCCGCCACACCACCCGGCCGGGACCTGTCCAGCCGCGCCGCCGCGGACCCCGCTCACTGCGCTCAACACCGACCCG GCCGGCGCGGTGAACAAGCAGGGCGACAGCATTCTGTGCCGCTGA